From one Rosa rugosa chromosome 4, drRosRugo1.1, whole genome shotgun sequence genomic stretch:
- the LOC133746512 gene encoding protein DETOXIFICATION 49-like: protein MSTQLANSLIPQNQSPQKTHVSLALNEAKSIASIAFPMVLTGLLLYSRSMISMLFLGHLGELALAGGSLAIGFANITGYSVLSGLAMGMEPICGQAFGAKRFKVLGHTLQRTVILLFLISIPISFLWFNIKRILLFCGQQDEIANEAQSYILYSLPDLIAQSLLHPLRIYLRTQSITVPLTCCATLAILLHLPINYLLVSVLDLGIKGVALSGVWTNVNLVGSLIVYITVSGVYKKTWGGFSTQYFFNGWKSLLNLAVPSCISVCLEWWWYEIMILLCGLFLDPQATVASMGILIQTTSLIYIFPSSLSFGVSTRVGNELGANRPERAKLAAIIGLSYSFVFGFSALLFAVMVRNIWATMFTQDSQIIALTSMVLPIVGLCELGNCPQTTGCGVLRGSARPKLGANINLGCFYLVGMPVAVWLSFFSGFDFRGLWLGLLAAQGSCVVTMLFVLARTNWELQAKRAKELTAKSYTVDDGSKDFDEADSSLNLLVNTECDNSQV from the coding sequence ATGTCGACCCAGTTAGCTAATTCTTTGATTCCTCAAAACCAAAGTCCCCAAAAGACCCATGTCTCTCTTGCTCTCAATGAAGCCAAGTCCATAGCCAGCATAGCTTTCCCAATGGTATTAACCGGCCTATTACTCTATTCTCGCTCCATGATCTCTATGCTTTTCCTTGGTCACCTTGGTGAGCTTGCTTTGGCCGGCGGGTCCCTCGCTATCGGCTTTGCTAACATTACAGGGTATTCTGTTCTCTCTGGCCTAGCCATGGGGATGGAACCCATTTGTGGCCAAGCTTTTGGAGCGAAACGATTCAAAGTTCTAGGCCATACCCTCCAGAGAACAGTGATTCTCCTTTTCTTGATTTCAATCCCCATATCATTTCTGTGGTTCAACATTAAGAGAATCCTGCTTTTTTGTGGTCAACAAGACGAAATTGCAAATGAAGCTCAATCTTATATTCTCTATTCTCTTCCGGACCTTATTGCACAAAGTCTTTTGCACCCTTTACGTATCTATCTCCGAACTCAATCCATAACGGTGCCTCTAACATGCTGTGCAACTCTGGCCATCCTACTCCACCTTCCCATCAACTATCTCCTTGTCTCTGTGCTTGATCTTGGAATCAAAGGCGTAGCTTTAAGCGGGGTTTGGACCAATGTCAACCTGGTAGGATCATTGATCGTCTACATCACCGTCTCGGGAGTGTACAAGAAAACATGGGGCGGTTTTTCAACACAGTACTTCTTCAATGGTTGGAAAAGTCTATTGAATTTGGCTGTTCCAAGCTGCATTTCGGTTTGTTTAGAGTGGTGGTGGTACGAGATCATGATCTTGCTTTGTGGACTGTTTCTTGACCCACAAGCAACGGTTGCTTCAATGGGAATTCTGATCCAGACCACATCATTGATCTACATTTTCCCATCTTCTTTAAGCTTTGGTGTATCAACAAGGGTGGGTAACGAGCTCGGGGCTAATAGGCCCGAAAGAGCAAAACTTGCTGCTATCATAGGCCTCTCTTATAGCTTCGTTTTCGGATTCTCAGCATTGTTATTTGCTGTCATGGTAAGAAACATATGGGCAACTATGTTCACACAAGACTCACAAATTATTGCATTAACATCAATGGTGTTGCCAATCGTTGGGCTATGTGAGCTTGGAAACTGTCCACAAACAACGGGTTGTGGAGTTTTGAGAGGATCAGCTAGGCCTAAATTGGGAGCAAACATAAACTTGGGTTGCTTCTATTTAGTGGGAATGCCTGTTGCTGTGTGGTTGAGTTTCTTTTCAGGATTTGATTTTAGAGGACTCTGGCTTGGTCTTTTGGCAGCTCAAGGCTCGTGTGTCGTGACCATGTTGTTTGTTTTGGCTCGAACCAATTGGGAACTTCAAGCTAAAAGAGCAAAGGAGCTTACAGCAAAAAGTTACACTGTTGATGATGGTTctaaagattttgatgaagctGATTCTTCTTTGAATTTGTTAGTAAACACAGAATGTGATAATTCACAAGTATAA
- the LOC133746000 gene encoding BAG family molecular chaperone regulator 1-like, with amino-acid sequence MEPMKSKINKMFSPASKGSADGRGVTDLADLEIRPCGMLVQKRNGETNPTSVSIPIIRVRVKYGSSYHEISISSHASFGELKKMLAGPTKLHHEDQKLIYKNKERDSKEYLDVARVKNGSKIVLVEDIVSREKRCLELLRNANSQKSSKALAEINLEVDKLAGQVTALEATASNGGKVMEKDVDNLTELLMVRLIKLDGIVADGDLKLQRRVLVRRVQKYIEILDMLKYQNSKSSSNGAKIQLQKQDNPIGQISRDLRPMQKQQPPTKKGNSVRTIPKMQQQQQRHSESVVVTTKWETFE; translated from the exons ATGGAGCCAATGAAGTCAAAGATCAACAAAATGTTTTCACCAGCAAGTAAAGGCTCTGCGGATGGCAGGGGAGTAACGGATTTGGCAGACTTGGAAATCAGGCCTTGTGGAATGTTGGTTCAAAAGCGCAATGGGGAGACGAATCCAACTTCTGTTTCGATTCCCATAATCAGAGTTAGAGTCAAGTATGGTTCTTCGTATCACGAAATTAGTATCAGCTCCCATGCTAGCTTTG GAGAGTTGAAGAAAATGTTGGCAGGACCAACTAAACTGCATCATGAAGATCAGAAGCTGATATacaaaaacaaagagagagatTCCAAAGAGTATCTTGATGTGGCAAGAGTTAAAAATGGATCCAAAATTGTGTTGGTGGAGGACATTGTGAGTAGAGAAAAAAGGTGCCTAGAGTTACTCAGAAATGCAAATTCTCAGAAGTCTTCGAAAGCCTTGGCTGAAATCaacttggaagttgacaagctTGCAGGCCAG GTCACAGCTTTGGAAGCAACAGCTTCAAATGGTGGGAAAGTAATGGAGAAAGATGTGGACAATTTGACGGAGCTCTTGATGGTGAGGTTGATTAAACTTGATGGAATTGTTGCAGATGGAGATTTGAAATTGCAGAGAAGAGTGCTG GTGAGAAGAGTTCAGAAGTACATTGAGATTCTTGATATGTTGAAGTACCAGAATTCCAAATCTAGCAGCAATGGGGCTAAAATCCAATTGCAGAAACAAGATAACCCAATTGGCCAAATTTCGAGAGACTTGAGGCCAATGCAGAAACAGCAACCGCCGACAAAAAAGGGAAATTCTGTAAGGACAATACCAAAGATGCAGCAACAACAGCAAAGGCATTCTGAGTCGGTAGTTGTTACAACTAAATGGGAAACTTTCGAGTAA
- the LOC133745599 gene encoding lysophospholipid acyltransferase 1-like has translation MGLEMESMAGSIGVSVPVLRFLLCYVATIPVSVLWRFVPGPVAKHIYAAASGAILSYLSFGFSSNLHFLVPMSLGYASMLFFRAHCGIITFLLGFGYLIGCHMYYMSGDAWKEGGIDATGALMVLTLKVISCAINYNDGMLKEEGLRESQKKNRLIKLPSLIEYFGYCLSCGSHFAGPVYEMKDYLDCTESKGIWSPSEKGLSPSPFGAAVRALLQAAFCMALYLYLVPQFPWTRFTEPIYQEWGFWKRLSYQYMSGFTARWKYYFIWSISETSIILSGLGFSGWTDSSPPKPKWDRAKNVDILGVEFAKSAVQLPLVWNIQVSTWLRHYVYERLVKPGKKAGFFQLLATQTVSAVWHGLYPGYIIFFVQSALMIAGSRVIYRWQQSVPQGMDVVKNILVFLNFAYTVLVLNYSCVGFIVLSLRETLASYGSVYYIGTVLPFVLILLGKIIKPARPVKKVRKEE, from the exons ATGGGCCTGGAGATGGAATCCATGGCCGGGTCGATCGGCGTCTCGGTCCCGGTGCTCCGGTTCCTCCTCTGCTACGTGGCCACCATCCCGGTCAGCGTCCTCTGGCGGTTCGTCCCGGGCCCAGTGGCCAAGCACATCTACGCCGCCGCTTCGGGGGCCATACTCTCCTACCTCTCCTTCGGCTTCTCCTCCAATCTCCATTTCTTAGTCCCAATGTCACTCGGCTACGCCTCCATGCTCTTCTTCCGAGCCCACTGTGGCATCATTACCTTTCTCCTCGGCTTCGGCTACCTCATCGGCTG CCACATGTATTACATGAGTGGGGATGCATGGAAGGAAGGAGGAATTGATGCAACTG GAGCCTTAATGGTGTTAACACTGAAAGTCATCTCATGTGCAATAAATTACAATGATGGGATGTTGAAAGAGGAAGGGCTACGTGAGTCTCAGAAGAAGAATCGGTTGATTAAGTTGCCCTCATTAATTGAGTACTTTGGTTACTGTCTCTCCTGTGGTAGTCACTTTGCCGGCCCAGTTTATGAGATGAAGGACTATCTCGACTGTACTGAAAGCAAGGGG ATTTGGAGCCCCTCGGAGAAAGGACTGTCTCCATCACCATTTGGAGCAGCAGTTCGAGCTCTTCTCCAAGCTGCATTCTGCATGGCATTGTATTTGTATTTGGTTCCCCAATTTCCTTGGACAAGATTTACCGAGCCCATATACCAAGAATGGGGTTTCTGGAAACGACTGAGCTACCAGTATATGTCAGGATTTACAGCACGGTGGAAATATTATTTCATCTGGTCAATTTCAGAGACCTCCATTATTCTTTCTGGTCTAGGTTTCAGTGGCTGGACAGACTCCTCACCACCAAAGCCAAAATGGGACCGTGCAAAAAATGTTGATATTCTAGGCGTTGAGTTTGCAAAGAGTGCGGTTCAGTTGCCACTTGTTTGGAACATACAAGTCAGCACCTGGCTTCGTCACT ATGTTTATGAAAGGCTTGTTAAGCCCGGGAAGAAGGCTGGTTTCTTCCAGTTGCTAGCTACACAGACTGTTAGTGCTGTTTGGCAT GGACTGTATCCTGGGTACATCATATTCTTTGTTCAGTCAGCATTGATGATTGCTGGTTCAAGAG TGATTTACAGATGGCAGCAATCTGTACCTCAAGGAATGGATGTTGTTAAGAACATTCTGGTGTTCCTGAACTTCGCTTACACTGTTTTAGTTCTGAACTACTCATGTGTTGGATTTATT GTACTGAGCCTCCGTGAAACACTTGCCTCGTATGGGAGTGTTTATTACATTGGAACCGTTCTGCCTTTTGTATTGATCTTGCTTGGTAAAATAATCAAGCCTGCAAGGCCTGTTAAGAAGGTTCGGAAGGAAGAATGA